The segment TTGAGGATGAAAGTACGATCGATTTGAAAGCTGGAGATTACTTACTCATTCCAGCCCATCAAAAACATCGTGTGAGCTATACAAGCAGTGAACCTGTTTGTATTTGGTTAGCAATTCATGCAGCGTTAACTGAGAACGAGTGATGATTTCTTGCAGGGAGCATTGAGCATGACAGTACGACGAGCAGCAAATTTTTGGCAATCGCACTTCTCTTATTCGGGAACAGTGAGCATTTGAGGATTACTTTTGAAATAGCTCAGTGAGTAGCTCATCTCGGCTTAAACCCATATGATCAGCGACATCTCTTAGAATTGCAGAAAGGGTTCCAACTTTAAGCGGATTGTGAGCGGGGATTGTAATGTGATGTTCCCCATTGCGCTCTGTGGTTAAGCGCAAATGGCTTCCTGTTTGATGATCAATGTTGTAGCCGAATGCTTCAAGTAGCTTGGCGAGTTCTAAACCAGAGAGGTCACGGGGAAGTTTCACGAAGCAATGACCTCATCCCGGACAAAGTGTAGACGAATGAGTTTTGGGCGGGTTTGCTCGTTTGGGAAGTGACAGCGAACCGCATCGCGGATTTCTTCACGTAAGCGATCGAAATCGTCGGCTTCAGTGAAGATTGATTCGCCTAATGCACGAGCGCTGTAGCCTCCTTCGGGTGCATCTTCAATGAGAAATACGATTTCAGTCATAATTTGCAACTCACTTATCAGCTTTCTACACTGCACTTCTAGAAGTGATTGGATCTATACATCATAATTTAAGCAGTGGAGATGAGAGGCTTTATCCCGTTGCCATGCTGTGCTCGCAGCATATTCTCCAAAAAAATTGGTGTTTGGAACAGTAGAGAGTTACTTAGCTTTCCAATCTAGTCAGCAGCAGGATTGATGAACCCTTGCCGTACTGCATCCTGAATCAAGTTCTCTACAAACTCACCTAGCACCGGAGACCCGATCGCAACAGGCTCCATCCGTTTTCTCACCTTCTCAACCGTTACGCCTGCCTTTTTCCAAGTTCCACCCTGCGTATTGTAGTTATGCAATAAAGGCTGAAGCCGATCGAGGGCTGCTGCAAACTGAGCATCTAAAGATTCTCTCGCCTCAAATTCCTCCCAGAGAGATCGCAATTCTGCCCCAAGATTTTCCGGCAACATGCCAAACAATCGATCTGCCGCTTTCTGCTCTCGAATTTCTTGATCTTGCAGCGCGATCGCATCGTAACAGAACGTATCTCCTGCATCGATTTCTACCAAATCGTGAATCAGCACCATTTTGAGAACTCGCAGCAAATTCACCGCTGGATCAGCGTATTCAGAAAGCACGATCGCCATCATCGCCAGATGCCAAGAATGCTCCGCATCATTTTCTCGCCGTGACTGATCCATCAAAATCGTCTGTCGGAGCACATGCTTCAGTTTGTCAATTTCGACAATGAATTGAATCTGAGCTTGAAGTCGAGTGGTCGTAAGTTGCATGATCCAATCTAGAGTGTTAAACTTTCGGTCGAACGCTACAGATAGCGTACACTGGATTAACTCATTCCTATTTACAGCGTATTCCCCAAAGAATCTGCTAGAATAGGTGTACCAACGAAGAGCCGATCATGAACGTTCCTCGCCTGCATCCCGATACGATCGAGCAAGTCAAACAACGCGCTGATATTGTAGACGTTGTTTCGGAACATGTCGTCCTGAAAAAACAGGGTAAAGACTTCGTTGGCTTATGCCCATTTCACGACGACAAATCCCCTAGCTTCACAGTTAGTCCCAGTAAACAATTCTATTACTGCTTTAGCTGTGGTGCAGGCGGCAATACGATTAAGTTTTTAATGGAGTTAGGCAAACGCAACTTTAGCGAAGTTGTGCTCGATCTGGCACGCAAGTACCAAGTTCCTGTTCAAACTCTACAAGCGGAGGATCGCCAGGAACTTCAACGTCAATTGTCAGTTCGAGAACAGCTTTACGAAATTCTGGCAATTACCGCGAAATTTTACGAGCACGCCTTACAGCAGCCTCAAGGAGCCGATGCTCTAGCTTATTTACGCCGCGATCGCAAACTTTCTGTCGAAACGATTCAGCAATTCCAACTCGGTTACGCTCCGGCGGGTTGGGACATTCTTTGCAAATACTTAGTTGAACAAAAGAAATATCCGATCGTCTTACTCGAAAAAGCAGGTCTGCTCGTGCCTCGGAAAACTGGAGACGGCTATTACGATCGCTTTCGCAATCGCTTAATGGTTCCGATTCAAGATAGTCAGGGTCGGGTGATTGGCTTTGGAGGACGAACTCTGACAGATGAACAGCCAAAATACCTCAACTCTCCAGAAACCGAACTCTTTGATAAAGGTCGAACGCTGTTTGGGCTAGACAAAGCAAAAAGCGCGATCGCGAAACAAGATCAAGCGGTGGTTGTCGAAGGCTATTTCGATGTGATTGCGCTTCATGCTGCTGGAGTGACGAATGCGGTTGCGTCTCTCGGAACGGCGCTCAGCATTGCTCAAGTCAAGCAACTCCTTCGCTATACCGAATCGAAGCGCGTTGTATTCAACTTTGATGCAGATCGCGCAGGCGTTCAAGCCGCAGAACGCGCGATCGGAGAAGTTGCTACGCTTGCCTATCAAGGAGAAGTGCAACTTCGGGTTCTAAATCTCCCGGACGGAAAAGATCCCGATGATTTTCTTAAGAATCACTCTGCAAAAGCGTATCAAGATCTGCTCGATCACGCTCCTCTCTGGCTCGATTGGCAAATTAATCAAGCGATCTCGAATCAAGACCTGAAACAATCTGATCAATTCCAACAGGCAGTTATGGCGATCGTGGCACTTCTCGGAAACCTGCCCAATCCCTCCCTGCGAACGCACTACATTCATCATTGCTCAGAACTGCTGAGCCAAGGCAATAGCCGTCTCACTCAACAGATCGAAGAAAATCTGCGGCTTCAAGTTCGAGGACAACGCTGGCACGGTCGATCGCAGAAATGGCAAACTCCGGGCGATCGCAATTTACTTGAAGAATGCGAAGCGCAATTGTTGCGTCTCTACCTCCATGCTCCTGAATACCGGGTAGAACTTCGCAACGCAATTTCTGCTCAAGATCTAGAATTCAGTCTGTCTCATCACCGATTTCTCTGGCGACAAATCACAGACATTGAGCATGACAGTCTAGAGGTCGATTTGCTGGAACAATTGCGCGATCGCACACACAATTTCCCCCGCGAGATGTCTCAAGTCTATTCGCTGTTTGAACTCGATGAAAAAACACAGCGAGATATCTTGCGCGCGCCGCTTGTGATTCGGTCTGCTACCGCAGGCATTGAGCGGGTAATGTGTGAAAAACGCTATCGCCACTTCCTCGATCTTTGGCAGAAAACGGATCTCAGTACTACGCCTGATCTGGGACAGTTTTATCAGCAAAAAGCTTACGTTGAGAAACAACGTATCACAGAACTCGATCGCTTACGCCAGGTCAGTTTTGTCGATTTAGTTCAAGCTCCGATCGCAGTGGATTAAGTTTGCAATGCACAAAGATTAGTAAAGATTGTTTTCATCTATTTAGCAATTGACCGAGGTGGCTGATCAAGTCTGATTGCTTGTTCAATTGCTAATTTCTCTCGTGCTCGATCGACAAATGGCTGAAGTTGCGCTTCGGTTTGTTGCGTCAAAATCTTCAGATCTGCGATCGTAATTCCTCGAATTAAGAGATCAACACACCAAGTTTGATAGGCTTGTTCGATCCCTGGTTCATTCGGAATTCCCTCAGTCCAATCAGCCCAACGTTGCAGAATATCAGCTTCGGTAATGGGCTGATTCTCACTCGCTAGAAACATGGCAGGAAGCGCATCTTTACGAGTTTTGAGCCATTGAGTCAGCGGATTTTTCGTATGAGAACCGTAGCGTTTTTCTAATATCCATTGATTTAACGGAACTTGGCGCGTCGAAACTTGAATTTGCTTGACGTGGTAATCCGATCGCGTCAATTCAGTGAGTTCTCGCGCACTTAAGCCTGCACCGAATAAAACATAAGCGATCGCATAATCCTGAACACCTTGCTTTTTTGCGCGTTGCAAAATGAGATGAACCGTGTCCGCTGGCAAATCACGAACGTCTAAAGATTCAACCTGGGTCGGCTGAATCGCTCCTTGTAGAAATAAAGTTACAAGATTCGTTAAAAAATCGTCGCGACTCTGCCAAAGCTCGTGAAATTCGCTGGTGAATTCGATCACTGCATAGCCTAACAGCATGCCATTTAGAAGACTTGCAAGACTTTCAGACGATAAATTAGGCTGCATTTGGCGGCGATGAATCACGCGATCGAAATATTCCGCCACATAGCGATTGGCTTGGGTCAGACCCCGCCCTAAAGCCTCTCGATTTTCGGTCGGGTATTGTCCCGCTTCACCCACCACTGATCGCACCATTTCTGGAACCTGCTCCAGCGCTTCCAAACAGGCGATCGCATATTCTTTCAGCGCTTGGTCGATATAATCAGCTTGATCTGCCCGTTCTACCAGCGTTTGACCGAGTTGAGTAAAAACCGCCGCTTCTTCGATCGCAGCCAGTAACAGCCCATGTTTGTTGCCAAAATGCCGAAACAGAGTCACTTCATTTACGTCGGCTAATTCAGCGATTTGTTTGGTAGTAGTGTCGGTAATACCGTTCGCCGTGAATAACTCTAAGGCGGCTTGGATGAGGCGTTCCCGGGTCGAGTTGCGTGGGGTAGGCATGTCTTTAGAAATAAATATGCAAGTGGCACTTGCATTTAAATTCAGTCGTTGCTAGTCTAAAAATGTAAGTGTTACTTGCAATTGCGTTTCTCAACTTTAACGGATTTGTCGTAAGTTGGGTGATACGAATTCGGTCGTCCTCAATGTTGGTCGATCGAGAGTCAATGTTAGTAAGGGATTTTCATGACTTCTAATTCTGTTCAAGTCAACTCTGAACCAGCCCTGAAATTGGAGTGGACGAACGTTTTTTTCTTTGGGGCATTTCATGCTCTAGCGCTGCTGGCTCCGTTCTGTTTTTCCTGGAAAGCGCTAGGCGTGATGCTCTTGTTGCATTGGTTGTTTGGCAGTATTGGGATTTGTTTGGGCTATCACCGATTGCTGACGCATCGGAGCTTACAAGTTCCCAAGCCTTTGGAATACGTGTTGACTATTATTGGAACCTTGGCAATGCAAGGCGGCCCAATCTTCTGGGTTGCGGGACATCGGATGCACCATTTGCATACGGAAGATGTGGATAACGACCCGTATTCCGCACAACGCGGCTTCTGGTGGAGCCATATGCTCTGGGTGCTTTATCCCCGACAAAAGTTTTTTGATTACAACTCCTACAGAAAGTTTGCCCCCGATCTCGACAAAGAGCCCTTATATCGCTGGCTCGATCGCACGCCCAATTTCTTGATGCTGCAAATCCCAGTGGTGCTGTTTCTCTACTGGTTGGGGGGATGGTCATTTGTGATTTATGGATTTGTGCTGCGGGCAGTCTTGCTGTGGCATAGCACTTGGTTCATTAATTCCGTAACCCATGTGTTTGGGTACAAGACCTATGAGATTGAGGATAATTCGCGAAATCTCTGGTGGGCAGCGCTGCTGACCTATGGCGAAGGATGGCACAATAACCACCACGCTCAGCCGAATGTCGCGAAAGCTGGACGGAAATGGTGGGAGATTGATATGACCTGGTGGGCGATTCGAGCGTTGCAATCGCTTGGTTTGGCTCGTCGCGTGATCATGCCACCGCATTGAATCTACTGAGCGTCAAAACGCGAATGTGGAGGTTTGAATCGACTTTTGCGATCGCGTTTTGATCCCGACTTATTAATGCTTCTAAAACCTATCAGAATATTTAATAGCTATTTTTACCTAACAAACCTGGAAATTCGACGACTACAGAGGCAAAAATTGCCTTAAGATTATCGTAACAATTAAGTTTGTGAAAACAGACCTTGCTGAGATAACCAGGAGAATTCGATATGGCGCTTGTCCCGATGCGGCTGTTGCTGGATCACGCGGCTGAAAACGGTTACGGCATCCCTGCATTTAACGTCAACAACATGGAGCAGATCCAATCGATCATGTTTGCTGCCCATGAAACCGATAGCCCGGTCATTCTGCAAGCTTCGCGTGGTGCACGGAACTACGCTGGTGAAAATTTCCTCCGCCACTTGATTTTGGCGGCAGTTGAAACCTATCCTCATCTTCCGATCGCGATGCACCAAGATCATGGAAATGAGCCTGCAACTTGCTACACGGCGCTGAAGAATAACTTCACCAGCGTCATGATGGACGGTTCTTTGGAAGCAGATGCGAAGACTCCTTCGAGCTATGAATACAACGTGGCTGTGACTTCGGAAGTGGTGAAGGTCGCTCATGCGAT is part of the Leptolyngbya boryana PCC 6306 genome and harbors:
- the dnaG gene encoding DNA primase; the encoded protein is MNVPRLHPDTIEQVKQRADIVDVVSEHVVLKKQGKDFVGLCPFHDDKSPSFTVSPSKQFYYCFSCGAGGNTIKFLMELGKRNFSEVVLDLARKYQVPVQTLQAEDRQELQRQLSVREQLYEILAITAKFYEHALQQPQGADALAYLRRDRKLSVETIQQFQLGYAPAGWDILCKYLVEQKKYPIVLLEKAGLLVPRKTGDGYYDRFRNRLMVPIQDSQGRVIGFGGRTLTDEQPKYLNSPETELFDKGRTLFGLDKAKSAIAKQDQAVVVEGYFDVIALHAAGVTNAVASLGTALSIAQVKQLLRYTESKRVVFNFDADRAGVQAAERAIGEVATLAYQGEVQLRVLNLPDGKDPDDFLKNHSAKAYQDLLDHAPLWLDWQINQAISNQDLKQSDQFQQAVMAIVALLGNLPNPSLRTHYIHHCSELLSQGNSRLTQQIEENLRLQVRGQRWHGRSQKWQTPGDRNLLEECEAQLLRLYLHAPEYRVELRNAISAQDLEFSLSHHRFLWRQITDIEHDSLEVDLLEQLRDRTHNFPREMSQVYSLFELDEKTQRDILRAPLVIRSATAGIERVMCEKRYRHFLDLWQKTDLSTTPDLGQFYQQKAYVEKQRITELDRLRQVSFVDLVQAPIAVD
- a CDS encoding HD domain-containing protein: MQLTTTRLQAQIQFIVEIDKLKHVLRQTILMDQSRRENDAEHSWHLAMMAIVLSEYADPAVNLLRVLKMVLIHDLVEIDAGDTFCYDAIALQDQEIREQKAADRLFGMLPENLGAELRSLWEEFEARESLDAQFAAALDRLQPLLHNYNTQGGTWKKAGVTVEKVRKRMEPVAIGSPVLGEFVENLIQDAVRQGFINPAAD
- a CDS encoding TetR/AcrR family transcriptional regulator, with amino-acid sequence MPTPRNSTRERLIQAALELFTANGITDTTTKQIAELADVNEVTLFRHFGNKHGLLLAAIEEAAVFTQLGQTLVERADQADYIDQALKEYAIACLEALEQVPEMVRSVVGEAGQYPTENREALGRGLTQANRYVAEYFDRVIHRRQMQPNLSSESLASLLNGMLLGYAVIEFTSEFHELWQSRDDFLTNLVTLFLQGAIQPTQVESLDVRDLPADTVHLILQRAKKQGVQDYAIAYVLFGAGLSARELTELTRSDYHVKQIQVSTRQVPLNQWILEKRYGSHTKNPLTQWLKTRKDALPAMFLASENQPITEADILQRWADWTEGIPNEPGIEQAYQTWCVDLLIRGITIADLKILTQQTEAQLQPFVDRAREKLAIEQAIRLDQPPRSIAK
- a CDS encoding acyl-CoA desaturase, translating into MTSNSVQVNSEPALKLEWTNVFFFGAFHALALLAPFCFSWKALGVMLLLHWLFGSIGICLGYHRLLTHRSLQVPKPLEYVLTIIGTLAMQGGPIFWVAGHRMHHLHTEDVDNDPYSAQRGFWWSHMLWVLYPRQKFFDYNSYRKFAPDLDKEPLYRWLDRTPNFLMLQIPVVLFLYWLGGWSFVIYGFVLRAVLLWHSTWFINSVTHVFGYKTYEIEDNSRNLWWAALLTYGEGWHNNHHAQPNVAKAGRKWWEIDMTWWAIRALQSLGLARRVIMPPH
- a CDS encoding type II toxin-antitoxin system HicA family toxin; this translates as MKLPRDLSGLELAKLLEAFGYNIDHQTGSHLRLTTERNGEHHITIPAHNPLKVGTLSAILRDVADHMGLSRDELLTELFQK